A stretch of the Planktothricoides raciborskii GIHE-MW2 genome encodes the following:
- a CDS encoding NB-ARC domain-containing protein: protein MREDVRQSNFRSIEQVEYSNILNFRFGDSVQIANFNFCKEHCPYPKVKKVGKLRSPSANSSTNYPSKQPEQSHNLTEAPEWEHHNNRRAEITTLKKWILDEKIRIITIFGLPGMGKTTLPRELVEQIKDNFDYILWRNCSETLSLKSFQTNLIEFFSQNQETKSSSPIDYLRLNRCLIILDDFQ, encoded by the coding sequence TTGAGAGAAGATGTTAGGCAATCTAATTTTCGTTCTATAGAACAGGTAGAATATTCCAATATATTAAATTTTCGTTTCGGTGACAGCGTACAAATTGCTAATTTTAACTTCTGTAAGGAACATTGCCCTTATCCCAAAGTAAAGAAAGTAGGAAAATTGCGATCGCCCTCTGCCAATTCCTCCACAAATTACCCTAGCAAACAACCAGAACAAAGCCACAATTTAACCGAAGCCCCGGAATGGGAGCATCATAATAACCGCCGTGCAGAAATAACCACCCTAAAAAAGTGGATTTTGGATGAAAAAATCCGCATTATCACTATCTTTGGCTTGCCGGGAATGGGCAAAACCACCCTCCCTAGAGAACTGGTAGAACAAATTAAAGATAACTTTGACTATATTCTTTGGCGCAACTGTAGCGAAACTCTCAGCCTAAAATCTTTCCAAACCAATTTAATCGAGTTTTTTTCCCAAAATCAGGAAACGAAATCATCATCCCCGATCGACTATTTGCGTTTAAATCGTTGTCTCATCATTCTCGACGACTTCCAATAA
- a CDS encoding alpha/beta fold hydrolase codes for MQSPTLTPKFPTHLGSQRNWIWRGWQIRYTYIRPASANATAGNSLQTNGETSLTAKPLLLLHGFGSALGQWRYNLQPLSQHHCVYALDFLGFGASQKAPAHYNVSLWSELVYDFWRCMIGVPAVTIGHSLGASVALNTVANHPEMASDLVLLTLPDTQSNQPPAFARYLEKLFANPLLLSPLFRLIRRPAVLRSVLKKIYRRPELVDRELVDLFATPPQDRGALDVFCRLARSRNDPDYGSKSLQDLLSKVAIPILAIWGQQDQIVPLQGFRRYLSLNPQLNLVEIAQAGHCAYDEYPEQINQEILDWIRRSNTGS; via the coding sequence ATGCAATCCCCAACCCTGACCCCGAAATTTCCCACCCATCTGGGTTCACAAAGAAATTGGATTTGGCGTGGTTGGCAAATCCGCTACACCTATATCAGACCAGCGTCGGCAAATGCCACGGCGGGAAATTCCCTTCAGACCAATGGCGAAACCAGTCTGACCGCCAAGCCCCTCTTATTGTTACATGGATTTGGTTCCGCCTTGGGGCAATGGCGCTATAACCTGCAACCTTTGAGTCAACACCATTGTGTCTATGCCCTGGATTTTCTGGGTTTTGGCGCATCGCAAAAAGCACCGGCTCATTATAATGTCAGCCTTTGGAGTGAGTTAGTCTATGATTTCTGGCGTTGTATGATTGGAGTGCCTGCGGTGACAATCGGGCATTCCTTGGGGGCATCTGTGGCTTTAAATACTGTCGCCAATCATCCAGAAATGGCCTCGGATCTCGTATTGCTGACTCTCCCGGATACCCAGAGTAATCAACCCCCCGCGTTTGCGAGATATTTGGAAAAACTCTTTGCAAATCCCTTGCTATTATCCCCGTTATTTCGGTTGATCCGTCGTCCGGCAGTGCTGCGATCGGTGCTGAAAAAAATTTATCGCCGTCCCGAATTAGTGGATCGAGAATTAGTGGATTTGTTTGCCACTCCCCCCCAAGATCGCGGCGCTTTAGACGTATTTTGTCGCTTGGCGCGATCGCGCAATGACCCGGACTATGGCAGCAAATCACTCCAAGATTTACTCTCAAAAGTAGCCATCCCAATTTTGGCAATTTGGGGTCAACAAGATCAAATTGTTCCCCTCCAAGGGTTTCGGCGCTATCTCAGCTTAAATCCCCAGTTAAACTTAGTGGAAATTGCCCAAGCGGGTCATTGTGCTTATGATGAGTATCCCGAACAAATCAATCAAGAAATCTTAGATTGGATTAGACGTAGCAACACCGGATCCTGA
- a CDS encoding M23 family metallopeptidase: protein MKSGILATTTLLVILGAVEQVQAQVNTDEDFESDVTEFAEPSADAFIPTMVAGNNDASVNLAGQLAWQTGFDFPSAAIASTITATEDLEPLSPVTEASNLMLTDFRTKPTENSLDPKNFLNRSNQFRPHVPPRTATPTGKPPTASVGQENRSRTATRNYSDRNRQESVAHPQRNLDPNYDSNYPLSTSTTALEVALLFPDSVHTPAIPPLASATAYLPELQPERPVFNGYNWPAQGIMTSGYGWRWGRMHHGIDIAGLIGTPIVAAADGVVITSEWHSGGYGNLVEIEHPDGSITLYAHNSENRVEVGQVVKQGELIAFMGSTGYSTGPHLHFELHLPGQGTVNPMVYLPSSNSVAHQHW from the coding sequence ATGAAATCAGGAATTTTAGCTACTACCACTCTCTTGGTCATCCTTGGTGCTGTGGAGCAGGTGCAAGCTCAAGTTAACACCGATGAAGACTTTGAGTCTGATGTAACCGAATTTGCCGAGCCGTCTGCGGATGCTTTTATCCCCACAATGGTCGCAGGGAACAACGATGCATCGGTAAATTTAGCTGGGCAATTAGCTTGGCAAACCGGCTTTGACTTCCCATCAGCCGCGATCGCCTCTACAATCACAGCCACAGAGGATCTCGAACCCCTATCCCCTGTCACCGAAGCATCAAATCTGATGTTGACAGATTTTCGCACCAAACCAACCGAAAATAGTCTGGACCCAAAGAATTTTCTGAATCGGTCGAACCAATTCCGCCCCCATGTACCGCCTCGCACCGCTACCCCTACAGGCAAGCCGCCAACTGCTTCCGTGGGACAAGAAAATCGTTCCCGTACTGCTACCAGAAATTATTCCGATCGCAACCGTCAAGAATCAGTCGCCCATCCCCAAAGAAACCTAGACCCCAACTACGACTCCAACTACCCTTTGAGTACGTCCACCACAGCCCTAGAGGTAGCACTCTTATTCCCTGACTCCGTTCATACCCCAGCAATTCCCCCCCTTGCGTCCGCTACGGCTTACTTGCCAGAATTGCAACCAGAACGCCCAGTTTTTAATGGCTATAATTGGCCAGCCCAAGGAATTATGACATCAGGCTATGGTTGGCGATGGGGCAGAATGCATCATGGCATCGATATTGCCGGCCTCATTGGGACACCAATTGTGGCCGCTGCCGATGGGGTGGTGATTACCTCTGAATGGCATAGTGGCGGCTATGGCAATTTGGTGGAAATAGAACATCCCGATGGCAGTATAACCCTCTATGCTCATAATTCTGAGAATCGAGTTGAGGTTGGCCAGGTGGTGAAACAAGGCGAACTGATTGCATTTATGGGTTCTACCGGATACAGTACCGGGCCTCATTTACATTTCGAGTTACATCTGCCTGGACAAGGCACTGTCAACCCGATGGTTTATTTGCCTTCGAGTAATTCCGTTGCTCACCAGCATTGGTAA
- the aroA gene encoding 3-phosphoshikimate 1-carboxyvinyltransferase, with amino-acid sequence MTDITANQKDLSIRPSADRCLHGNIRVPGDKSISHRALMLGAIATGETTIEGLLLGEDPRSTAQCFRRLGAEISELNTQLVRVRGVGLGNLQEPTDILDCGNSGTTMRLMLGILASHPDKFFTMTGDHSLRSRPMSRVVKPLQQMGAQIWGRQGNALAPLAIQGQRLQGIHYHSPIASAQVKSCILLAGLMAEGQTTVTEPALSRDHSERMLKAFGAEIQVDPETHSVTVTGQAQLQGQPVVVPGDISSAAFWLVGAAIAPGSELIVENVGVNPTRTGILEALAMMDADIELINQRVVAGEPVADLRVRHSQLKACTIAGDIIPRLIDEIPILAVAAIFARGTTVIRDAAELRVKESDRLQVMATQLNRLGARVTELPDGLEITGGTPLTGTEVDSHDDHRVAMSLAIAALCAKDTTTIHRAEAAAISYPEFTSTLQEAIGG; translated from the coding sequence ATGACGGACATCACAGCCAATCAAAAAGATTTGAGTATTCGACCGAGTGCCGATCGCTGCTTGCACGGAAATATCAGAGTGCCGGGAGATAAATCGATCTCTCATCGCGCTTTGATGTTAGGAGCGATCGCCACTGGAGAAACCACCATTGAAGGACTTCTCCTGGGAGAAGATCCCCGCAGTACCGCCCAATGTTTTCGCCGCCTCGGCGCGGAAATTTCTGAACTGAATACCCAACTGGTGCGGGTACGCGGGGTAGGCTTAGGGAATTTGCAAGAACCCACGGATATTTTAGACTGTGGCAACTCTGGCACAACTATGCGTTTAATGTTGGGGATTCTTGCCAGCCATCCTGATAAGTTTTTTACCATGACGGGGGATCATTCGTTGCGATCGCGCCCTATGTCTCGTGTGGTCAAGCCGTTGCAACAAATGGGGGCGCAAATTTGGGGACGGCAGGGTAATGCTTTGGCGCCTCTGGCAATCCAAGGTCAGCGACTCCAAGGGATTCATTATCATTCGCCCATTGCCTCAGCCCAAGTTAAATCCTGCATCCTGTTAGCTGGGTTAATGGCCGAAGGTCAAACTACGGTGACAGAACCAGCCCTGTCTCGGGATCACAGTGAACGAATGCTCAAAGCGTTTGGCGCGGAGATTCAGGTGGATCCGGAAACCCATAGTGTCACGGTGACAGGTCAAGCACAGTTACAGGGTCAGCCGGTGGTCGTTCCTGGGGATATCAGTTCGGCAGCATTTTGGCTGGTGGGGGCGGCGATCGCGCCTGGGTCAGAATTAATCGTGGAAAATGTGGGCGTAAATCCCACGCGCACCGGCATCCTGGAAGCCTTGGCGATGATGGATGCAGACATTGAATTGATTAATCAGCGAGTGGTGGCTGGTGAGCCGGTGGCGGACTTACGAGTGCGCCACAGTCAGCTTAAAGCTTGTACGATCGCGGGTGATATTATTCCCCGTTTAATTGATGAAATTCCGATTTTGGCCGTAGCCGCTATTTTTGCGCGGGGGACAACGGTGATTCGCGATGCTGCGGAGTTACGGGTGAAAGAAAGCGATCGCCTGCAAGTGATGGCCACCCAGTTAAACCGCCTGGGTGCCCGCGTCACCGAATTGCCCGATGGCTTAGAAATTACCGGCGGCACCCCGTTAACTGGCACCGAGGTGGATAGTCACGACGATCATCGGGTGGCCATGAGTTTGGCGATCGCGGCTTTATGCGCCAAAGACACCACCACCATTCATCGAGCCGAAGCCGCTGCCATTTCTTACCCGGAATTTACCAGCACCTTACAAGAGGCGATCGGCGGATAA
- a CDS encoding CAAD domain-containing protein yields MDPEMKPTSEMADVETMDMDVNTDDSGSLSTVASKEESGQQWDNIKNTVVDILSELPDYVGGFFNQYQKPIVTVTLLIAVLVTIKVTFAVVDAVNEIPLLAPIFELVGMGYSIWFVYRYMLRASTRQELWQDINGIKSQYLGAKDE; encoded by the coding sequence ATGGATCCTGAAATGAAGCCAACATCAGAAATGGCCGATGTGGAAACGATGGATATGGATGTGAATACGGACGACTCCGGTTCACTCAGTACCGTTGCCTCTAAAGAAGAATCGGGGCAACAATGGGACAATATCAAGAATACGGTGGTCGATATCTTATCTGAACTGCCGGATTATGTGGGTGGTTTTTTCAACCAATACCAGAAACCCATTGTCACTGTGACCCTTTTGATCGCCGTTTTAGTCACCATTAAAGTGACCTTTGCGGTGGTGGATGCGGTGAACGAAATTCCCCTACTGGCGCCAATTTTTGAGTTAGTTGGGATGGGCTACTCGATCTGGTTTGTTTACCGTTATATGCTGCGGGCTTCTACTCGTCAGGAGTTGTGGCAAGACATTAATGGGATTAAAAGCCAGTATCTCGGAGCAAAAGACGAGTAG
- a CDS encoding CxxxxCH/CxxCH domain-containing protein: MSDRSKTCSGVNCHSGSALWAIDWGAV, encoded by the coding sequence GTGAGCGATCGCTCTAAAACTTGTTCTGGGGTCAATTGCCACAGCGGTTCTGCTCTCTGGGCAATTGACTGGGGTGCAGTCTGA
- a CDS encoding CHAT domain-containing tetratricopeptide repeat protein, whose translation MRSEQPNSIAGTYQLNMAALRVANTTDRLRFTAEQLSQAGDRLYQQKTRESDQAALAKYAAALKIYQELENPLQVALTHLWIGNVHKDLYQYQAALAAYHQALIKLEEINQPYYQAVVLTQLGSVDQLLANYQQALDFYQQALPLRERMRDRLGVARTFTYMGNIYQAFGEYQQALNYYQQALPLRKELQDRKGEAINLNNLGLVYWSLGDNQQALNYYQQALSIQQELGDIREQSTVLNNIGNVYRSLEDTQQALKYLNQALPLRRQVGDRRGEAATLHNLGKVYGNAGNTELALDYFDQALKIDREIDNKLGMAYTLMNLGTVHSNYGEFDPALNYYNQALSLWQTIGSRNGEAEVRYGIARVESQRGNLQIALDQIKTALAIVEDIRTNVASHDLRTSFLASKQDYYELYIDLLMQLHQQQPTSGYDALALQVSEKARARSLLDILIEAQADIRQGVDPQLLDREKWLQRQLNALETQRLALFSRETTKEQSQAILNHINLEIEKYLRENQLLQAQIRANSPRYAALTQPQPLTLAEIQQQVLDEDTLLLEYFLGEKRSYLWGVTADQITSYQLPNRQTIEEAAVGFRNTVASRITRNNLTKVATAAQSLTEMILEPVADRLGKNLGEKTGQKRLVIVADGALQYVPFAGVAVPGTGERDRDYLPLMVNHEIVTLPSASTQAILRRELRDRPSAKNTLAVLADPVFGLSDERVKMSESHTEESLVNFYARLPFTRQEAEAILAMVPEGDRFEAFDFAANRELVLSQQLNQYKIVHFATHGQANTRHPELSTLILSLVDENGKPENGFLRLHDIFNLKLPAELVVLSACQTGLGQKIRGEGIVGLTRGFMYAGAARVLVSLWYIDDEATAELMVKFYEQMWQNSLTPAAALQAAQVEMWQEEKWRSPYYWAAFTLQGEWQ comes from the coding sequence GTGCGTTCCGAACAGCCCAATAGCATTGCCGGAACCTATCAGCTAAATATGGCTGCTTTGCGGGTGGCAAATACAACGGATCGACTACGCTTTACCGCCGAACAACTATCTCAAGCAGGCGATCGCCTTTACCAACAAAAAACCAGGGAGTCCGATCAAGCAGCCCTGGCAAAATATGCCGCAGCCCTGAAGATTTATCAGGAATTAGAAAATCCGCTTCAAGTGGCTTTAACTCACCTTTGGATTGGCAATGTTCACAAGGATTTATATCAATATCAAGCCGCTTTAGCCGCTTATCATCAAGCTTTGATAAAGTTAGAGGAAATTAACCAACCCTATTATCAAGCCGTTGTGCTGACCCAATTGGGTTCAGTCGATCAATTATTGGCCAATTATCAACAAGCTTTAGACTTTTATCAGCAAGCCCTTCCCCTCCGAGAAAGGATGCGCGATCGCCTAGGAGTTGCCCGGACTTTTACCTATATGGGCAATATTTATCAGGCATTTGGAGAATATCAGCAAGCCCTGAATTACTATCAGCAAGCCTTACCCCTGAGAAAAGAATTGCAAGACCGCAAAGGAGAGGCGATTAATTTAAATAATCTGGGTTTAGTTTATTGGAGTTTAGGGGATAATCAGCAAGCTTTAAATTATTATCAGCAAGCCTTGAGTATTCAGCAAGAATTAGGGGATATTCGCGAACAAAGCACTGTCCTGAATAATATCGGCAATGTCTATCGTTCATTAGAAGATACCCAGCAAGCACTAAAATATTTGAATCAAGCTTTACCCCTGCGTCGGCAAGTGGGCGATCGCCGTGGAGAAGCTGCAACTTTACATAATTTGGGCAAAGTTTATGGGAATGCCGGGAATACTGAATTAGCATTAGATTACTTTGATCAAGCTTTAAAAATTGATCGAGAAATCGACAATAAACTAGGGATGGCTTATACTTTGATGAATCTGGGCACGGTTCACAGTAATTATGGTGAATTTGACCCAGCCTTAAATTACTACAACCAAGCGTTATCTCTCTGGCAAACCATTGGCAGTAGGAATGGAGAAGCGGAAGTCCGTTATGGCATTGCGCGGGTGGAAAGTCAACGAGGAAATCTGCAAATTGCCCTCGATCAAATCAAAACTGCATTGGCGATCGTGGAGGATATTCGCACAAATGTCGCTAGTCACGATTTGCGGACTTCTTTCTTAGCATCCAAGCAAGATTACTACGAATTATATATAGACTTGCTGATGCAACTTCACCAACAGCAACCCACCTCTGGGTATGATGCTTTAGCATTGCAAGTTAGTGAAAAAGCGCGAGCTCGTTCTTTACTGGATATTTTAATAGAAGCCCAAGCAGATATTCGTCAAGGAGTAGACCCTCAACTGTTGGATCGGGAAAAGTGGTTACAACGGCAACTTAATGCTTTGGAAACTCAGCGTTTGGCACTTTTCAGCCGGGAAACGACTAAAGAACAAAGTCAGGCAATTCTCAACCACATTAACTTAGAAATTGAAAAATATCTGCGGGAAAATCAACTGCTGCAAGCCCAAATTCGGGCTAACAGCCCGCGATATGCAGCCCTGACCCAACCTCAGCCGCTGACTCTCGCAGAAATTCAGCAGCAAGTCTTGGATGAAGATACCCTATTGTTGGAATATTTTCTGGGGGAAAAACGCAGTTATCTTTGGGGTGTGACTGCCGATCAAATCACCAGTTATCAACTTCCCAATCGGCAAACTATTGAGGAAGCGGCGGTTGGTTTTCGTAATACTGTGGCTAGCCGAATCACTCGGAATAACTTAACTAAAGTCGCAACAGCCGCTCAGTCATTAACCGAGATGATTTTAGAGCCAGTTGCCGATCGATTAGGGAAAAACTTAGGAGAAAAAACCGGGCAGAAACGCTTAGTAATTGTTGCGGATGGGGCTTTACAATATGTGCCATTTGCAGGAGTGGCTGTTCCCGGAACCGGAGAAAGAGATCGCGATTATCTGCCCTTAATGGTGAACCATGAAATTGTTACGTTGCCTTCGGCTTCTACTCAAGCAATTTTACGCCGTGAACTGCGCGATCGCCCATCGGCAAAGAACACTTTGGCTGTGTTAGCCGATCCAGTATTTGGGCTAAGTGATGAACGGGTAAAAATGTCAGAAAGTCATACAGAAGAATCATTAGTAAATTTCTATGCAAGACTGCCGTTTACTCGTCAAGAAGCTGAGGCAATTTTGGCGATGGTGCCAGAGGGCGATCGCTTTGAAGCCTTTGATTTTGCTGCCAATCGAGAATTGGTATTAAGTCAGCAGCTAAACCAATATAAAATTGTTCATTTTGCCACTCATGGGCAGGCGAATACCCGCCACCCAGAATTATCTACATTAATTCTATCATTGGTAGACGAAAACGGCAAACCAGAAAATGGTTTTTTGCGACTCCACGATATTTTTAATCTGAAATTACCAGCAGAATTAGTGGTACTCAGTGCTTGTCAAACTGGATTAGGTCAAAAGATTCGAGGCGAAGGAATTGTGGGGTTAACTCGCGGATTTATGTATGCGGGTGCAGCGCGAGTGCTGGTCAGTTTGTGGTATATAGACGATGAAGCTACCGCCGAATTAATGGTAAAATTTTATGAACAAATGTGGCAAAATAGTTTGACCCCCGCTGCCGCATTGCAAGCAGCCCAAGTAGAAATGTGGCAAGAAGAAAAATGGCGATCACCCTATTATTGGGCTGCCTTTACTCTCCAAGGGGAATGGCAATAA